A region of Marnyiella aurantia DNA encodes the following proteins:
- a CDS encoding sulfite exporter TauE/SafE family protein: METEILIYLCLAAFAAGFIDAVVGGGGLIQTPLALAFLPNIPVATVIGSLKVPAFSGTALATSQYLRKVKIDWKLLIFMALLAFISAFLGSQLLTVVSNEFMKPVLLFVLIVLAIYTIFKKDFGNAKEKKMPYHTAIINGCIASIAVGFYDGFIGPATGTFFILAFVTLLGMDFLKANANAKLINLATNAGSICLFLIKGKIIWAIALPMAVCNAAGGLVGAQLAIRKGNWFIRYLFIFILILSIGRFGYEVLVVDF; encoded by the coding sequence CTGGAAACAGAAATCCTGATTTACCTTTGCCTCGCGGCCTTTGCTGCAGGCTTTATTGACGCTGTAGTTGGCGGCGGCGGACTGATACAGACGCCGCTGGCTCTGGCCTTTTTACCAAATATCCCGGTAGCAACGGTGATAGGTTCGCTGAAGGTTCCGGCCTTCAGCGGGACAGCTCTGGCAACATCGCAATACCTCCGAAAAGTGAAAATAGACTGGAAACTTCTTATTTTCATGGCGCTGCTGGCTTTTATTTCAGCCTTTCTGGGATCGCAGCTTCTAACTGTAGTCAGCAATGAGTTTATGAAACCGGTATTACTCTTCGTGCTGATAGTCCTGGCCATTTACACCATCTTTAAAAAGGATTTCGGCAATGCTAAAGAGAAGAAGATGCCTTACCACACGGCCATCATCAACGGCTGCATCGCGAGTATTGCGGTGGGTTTCTACGACGGATTCATAGGTCCGGCTACGGGCACTTTTTTCATCCTGGCGTTCGTGACCCTGCTGGGAATGGATTTCCTGAAAGCCAATGCCAACGCAAAACTCATTAACCTGGCTACCAATGCCGGCTCCATCTGCCTCTTCCTTATAAAAGGTAAAATCATTTGGGCCATTGCCCTGCCCATGGCAGTCTGTAATGCTGCAGGAGGGCTGGTAGGTGCGCAGCTGGCCATCAGGAAAGGCAACTGGTTTATCCGTTATCTCTTTATTTTCATCCTGATCCTGTCCATCGGAAGGTTTGGGTATGAGGTGCTGGTGGTGGATTTTTAG
- a CDS encoding DUF4920 domain-containing protein, with amino-acid sequence MKKLLLATMVAVMGVVASAQQKLNIPEAVKGQQYGSGVTEEQTFDVYSTGRIKKALEKSDKLDDIIIQAKVSEVCEKKGCWLTLVDNDTRFFVKMKDYAFFLPQSMVGKTVLLHANAEKKTTSVKELQHYAEDSGTSKEDIAKITEPQTEIRVLARGIKVVD; translated from the coding sequence ATGAAAAAGTTATTATTGGCCACAATGGTCGCCGTAATGGGAGTTGTCGCCAGCGCGCAGCAGAAACTGAATATTCCCGAAGCCGTAAAAGGTCAGCAGTACGGATCTGGGGTCACTGAAGAGCAGACATTCGATGTGTACAGCACCGGCAGGATAAAGAAAGCTCTGGAAAAGTCCGATAAGCTCGATGATATCATTATTCAGGCTAAGGTGAGCGAAGTGTGCGAGAAAAAGGGCTGCTGGTTAACACTTGTAGATAATGACACGCGCTTTTTTGTAAAAATGAAGGATTATGCTTTCTTTCTGCCTCAGTCAATGGTAGGGAAAACGGTTCTTTTACATGCAAATGCTGAAAAGAAAACAACTTCTGTTAAGGAACTGCAGCATTATGCTGAAGATTCGGGAACCAGTAAAGAAGATATCGCCAAGATTACAGAACCACAAACTGAAATCCGTGTGCTTGCACGCGGCATTAAAGTCGTGGATTAA
- a CDS encoding cytochrome-c peroxidase has protein sequence MKYFLVILAVLGILYSFSGTEKIERTYSAIDLRELYGSGDPTRWPQAHLFDEAIEGFQDIGPLPQPVFPKDNPYSKEKEELGKMLFFDPRLSGSGQISCTNCHDPEMMWADGRRVSFGHDKQTGTRNAPTVLNIVYATQLFWDGRAKDLEAQAKIPIENPVEMNMHSRLAVRRIAKIEGYKDLFKAAFGDSKVNEDRIVKAIATFERSLVSPPSRFDKFVSGQKNALSDSEVRGLHLFRTKANCINCHNTPYFSDQKFHNLGLTYFAREYQDLGLYEITKKREDVGKFKTPTLREISQTAPYMHNGLFPNIRGVLNMYNAGMPDEKGNKQDPLFPKKSGMLTTLNLSEEDFVDIENFLNSLHSYKYKMRAPVLPTK, from the coding sequence ATGAAATACTTTCTTGTTATTTTGGCCGTATTGGGCATACTTTACTCTTTTTCCGGAACAGAAAAGATAGAACGTACCTACTCAGCTATCGATCTTCGGGAACTGTACGGGAGTGGTGATCCCACCCGCTGGCCGCAGGCGCATCTTTTTGATGAAGCTATTGAAGGGTTTCAGGATATCGGTCCGCTTCCCCAACCTGTATTCCCAAAAGATAATCCCTACTCCAAGGAAAAGGAAGAACTGGGCAAGATGCTTTTTTTTGATCCGCGCCTTTCCGGATCAGGGCAGATTTCCTGCACCAATTGCCACGATCCTGAAATGATGTGGGCCGACGGCCGGCGTGTCTCTTTCGGCCACGATAAGCAAACCGGAACACGTAATGCACCCACAGTGCTCAATATTGTCTATGCTACCCAACTTTTCTGGGATGGACGTGCAAAAGACCTGGAAGCACAGGCCAAAATTCCGATTGAAAATCCGGTGGAAATGAATATGCACAGCCGGCTGGCAGTACGCAGGATTGCGAAAATCGAAGGGTATAAAGACCTCTTCAAGGCAGCTTTTGGAGATAGTAAGGTCAATGAAGACCGGATTGTAAAGGCAATTGCCACTTTTGAGCGCTCGCTGGTGAGTCCGCCCAGCCGTTTTGATAAGTTTGTAAGCGGACAGAAGAATGCGCTTTCTGATTCCGAAGTTCGCGGACTGCACCTGTTCCGTACCAAGGCCAACTGCATCAACTGTCATAATACTCCTTATTTTTCCGATCAGAAATTCCATAACCTGGGTCTTACTTACTTCGCAAGGGAATATCAGGACCTCGGTCTTTATGAAATTACGAAGAAGAGGGAAGATGTGGGGAAATTTAAGACACCCACACTAAGAGAGATAAGCCAAACGGCACCGTATATGCACAACGGACTGTTTCCGAATATCCGCGGTGTCCTGAACATGTATAATGCCGGAATGCCTGATGAAAAGGGCAATAAGCAGGATCCGCTGTTTCCGAAAAAATCCGGGATGCTCACTACTTTAAATCTTTCTGAAGAAGATTTTGTAGATATTGAAAACTTCTTAAATTCGCTTCACAGTTATAAGTATAAAATGAGGGCTCCGGTCCTCCCCACCAAATAA
- a CDS encoding SDR family NAD(P)-dependent oxidoreductase has protein sequence MERQKTYTLITGGSTGIGLELAKCFAKDGHNLIIAARHEDELSKAAAELRDIGNIDVITISKDLFDMEQAKQLHEEITARNLVVDTLVNNAGHGWYGEFKDTELEMELSIIHLNICSLVILTKLFLKDMITAGSGKILNTSSIASKYPGAWQSVYHGTKAFVQSFTEALRSEVKDHGIVVTALLPGPTDTDFFRKAQMLDSKIVKEGKLADPADVAKAGYDALMADDDMVIAGLKNKLQAASAAITPDSKLAEKSYKDQAPADGEEPAKQ, from the coding sequence ATGGAAAGACAAAAAACCTACACCCTTATTACCGGCGGAAGTACCGGTATCGGGCTGGAACTGGCGAAATGTTTTGCCAAAGACGGCCACAATCTGATTATTGCAGCGCGGCATGAAGACGAACTTTCAAAGGCCGCCGCGGAATTGCGGGATATTGGCAATATTGACGTCATCACCATTTCGAAAGACCTTTTTGATATGGAGCAGGCTAAACAGCTCCATGAGGAAATTACTGCCCGAAACCTGGTGGTAGACACATTAGTTAACAATGCCGGGCATGGTTGGTATGGAGAATTTAAAGACACCGAGTTGGAAATGGAGCTGTCCATCATCCATCTTAACATATGCAGCCTTGTTATTCTTACAAAACTTTTCCTTAAAGACATGATTACAGCCGGAAGCGGAAAAATACTGAACACTTCTTCAATAGCCTCTAAATATCCGGGCGCATGGCAATCTGTATATCACGGTACTAAAGCTTTCGTACAGTCATTCACCGAAGCCCTGCGGTCAGAAGTTAAAGACCATGGCATTGTAGTAACCGCTCTCCTGCCAGGGCCTACTGACACAGATTTCTTCAGAAAAGCGCAGATGCTTGATTCCAAAATTGTGAAAGAAGGGAAACTGGCGGATCCTGCGGATGTAGCCAAAGCGGGTTATGATGCTTTGATGGCAGATGATGACATGGTTATCGCGGGCTTAAAAAATAAACTCCAGGCTGCTTCCGCAGCTATTACTCCTGATTCCAAACTAGCTGAGAAAAGTTATAAAGATCAGGCTCCAGCGGATGGCGAGGAACCTGCAAAGCAGTAG
- a CDS encoding cyanophycinase has protein sequence MKGKVLAIGGAENQKSSRDRFSDTTILERFISESRLKKRSRIEIITSASSIPEEMGRDYLKAFAKLGAENCGVLVMESRTDAENPKILKRLKDADAVFATGGSQLALTSTIGGTAFYALLIEKLEDSDFLYAGTSAGAAAASEIMIIEGGSTEAAYKGEVIATTGLRLINNIVFDTHFIERGRIARLFEVVVSNPNILGVGLEENTALLIHRDKMEAIGPGMAILLDGRTISKSNLLEVVTGAPLSIENMTLHLMSQHDIFNLKTMQLDIKSPPEAEV, from the coding sequence ATGAAAGGAAAAGTATTGGCAATAGGAGGTGCCGAAAATCAGAAAAGCAGCAGAGACCGGTTTTCAGACACAACAATTCTGGAACGTTTCATTTCAGAATCACGTCTTAAAAAACGTTCACGTATAGAAATCATTACCTCAGCATCATCTATTCCGGAAGAAATGGGCCGGGACTATTTAAAAGCCTTCGCTAAACTTGGCGCAGAAAATTGTGGTGTTTTAGTCATGGAGTCACGCACTGACGCCGAGAATCCCAAAATACTGAAACGTCTGAAGGACGCGGATGCGGTGTTTGCTACCGGTGGATCTCAACTAGCGCTGACTTCCACAATTGGAGGTACTGCATTTTACGCCCTCCTTATTGAAAAACTTGAAGATTCCGATTTTTTATATGCCGGGACTTCTGCGGGTGCCGCGGCCGCTTCGGAAATTATGATAATTGAAGGTGGAAGTACAGAAGCGGCGTACAAAGGCGAGGTCATTGCGACCACGGGTCTGCGCCTGATTAATAATATTGTTTTTGATACTCATTTCATAGAAAGGGGCCGCATTGCCCGGCTCTTTGAAGTTGTCGTTAGTAACCCCAACATACTCGGGGTTGGCCTGGAGGAAAATACAGCCCTGCTTATTCACCGAGACAAGATGGAAGCTATAGGTCCGGGAATGGCGATCCTCCTTGATGGCCGCACGATCTCCAAAAGCAATCTGTTAGAAGTAGTTACCGGCGCTCCTCTTTCTATAGAGAATATGACCCTGCACCTGATGAGTCAGCATGATATTTTTAATTTAAAGACGATGCAGCTAGACATAAAAAGTCCGCCGGAGGCGGAGGTATAA
- the cphA gene encoding cyanophycin synthetase — MNQTSNTIQTKKGEDIPQNPLQLNGSKYCSLSGSTLAKLRSTARLGPSTLSIIKEAESRGIPWRRMNDCSKILFGYGKNQQIIRATITGQSSCVAVELADSKYETKKILQSAGIPVPEGQVCSSPDDLRKALTCLGFPLVIKPMKANHGKGVSVQISDEVRADEAFLYAQKFGSEVIVERCISGHDHRLLVVNGKLVAAARRIPAHIRGDGTSTVHQLITKVNSQPERGDGHEAKLTKIIFDCDTVKILQQIGYNEDTVVPAGETVYLKSTANLSTGGIAADVTDEVHSENRFIAERIAALIGLDVCGIDIIAPDLKAPLSHNGGAVIEVNAAPGFRMHLKPSVGQPRNVAAAVVDMLYPPGSEIRIPIFAVTGTNGKTTTTRLLAHIVQSAGHSPGYTTTDGIYISGHKIVSGDCSGPSSASIILADPLVDFAVLETARGGMLRSGLAFDYCDVAILTNIAADHLGLRNINTLEELAEVKAALLRSVKKSGWAILNAEDEHCVRVAGTLDCNIAYFALDSRNAVIRQHIKDGGWAVTVEQEKVVVHHNRRSTIIATVKEIPLTMCGTARCMTANVLAAVAAAFCYGFSVGHIRMALKTFLPGPDQTPGRMNLFQVGTCSVLVDYAHNPHGMKEVQHYLSHITGRRKVGIIAGVGDRRDCDILELAEIAARCFDHIIVRQDNDLRGRSLNEMNLLMVQGIRQADTGVTVDLIPDEKEAIRYALATAQEGDYIVALSDNYKEVIEVISKSVTDR, encoded by the coding sequence ATGAATCAAACATCTAATACCATACAGACTAAAAAAGGTGAGGATATACCCCAAAATCCTCTGCAGTTGAACGGTTCGAAGTACTGCAGCTTATCTGGCAGTACATTAGCAAAACTTCGGTCTACGGCACGGTTGGGGCCCAGTACGCTAAGTATAATAAAAGAAGCGGAAAGTCGTGGAATACCTTGGCGGCGGATGAATGACTGTTCAAAAATCCTGTTTGGTTACGGAAAGAATCAACAGATTATCCGCGCCACAATTACCGGTCAAAGCTCATGTGTGGCAGTAGAGCTGGCTGACAGTAAGTATGAAACCAAAAAGATACTCCAAAGCGCTGGAATACCGGTGCCCGAAGGGCAGGTTTGCAGCAGTCCGGATGATCTGCGCAAAGCTTTAACCTGTTTAGGTTTCCCTCTGGTAATTAAACCAATGAAAGCCAACCATGGAAAAGGAGTTTCTGTTCAAATTAGTGATGAAGTAAGGGCAGATGAAGCATTTTTGTATGCGCAGAAATTTGGTTCTGAGGTTATTGTGGAGCGCTGTATATCGGGACATGATCACCGTTTGCTGGTCGTGAACGGTAAATTAGTGGCAGCAGCCCGACGAATTCCAGCGCACATTAGAGGCGACGGGACTTCTACGGTCCATCAGCTTATTACCAAGGTGAACAGCCAGCCGGAACGGGGAGACGGACACGAAGCCAAATTGACTAAAATCATCTTCGACTGCGATACTGTGAAAATTCTGCAGCAAATAGGATATAATGAGGATACAGTCGTGCCCGCCGGGGAGACTGTTTATCTGAAATCAACGGCCAACCTCAGTACAGGCGGCATTGCCGCTGATGTGACCGATGAAGTGCATTCGGAGAACCGTTTTATTGCAGAACGTATCGCGGCCCTGATTGGCCTCGATGTATGCGGAATCGATATAATCGCTCCCGATCTTAAAGCACCGCTGTCACATAACGGGGGCGCTGTAATTGAAGTAAATGCTGCGCCTGGCTTCCGTATGCATCTGAAGCCCTCTGTTGGTCAGCCACGTAATGTTGCGGCAGCAGTGGTAGATATGCTGTACCCTCCGGGATCCGAAATACGTATACCCATTTTCGCGGTCACGGGTACAAACGGTAAAACCACTACCACCAGACTTCTGGCGCATATAGTTCAATCTGCAGGACATTCGCCGGGCTATACAACTACCGATGGTATTTATATTTCCGGGCATAAGATTGTGAGCGGCGACTGCTCAGGTCCATCAAGTGCTTCCATAATTCTTGCAGACCCCCTTGTAGATTTCGCAGTGTTGGAAACCGCGCGTGGGGGAATGCTGCGTTCCGGTCTTGCCTTTGACTATTGCGATGTAGCCATTCTGACCAATATCGCCGCAGATCATCTCGGTCTTAGGAATATTAATACACTGGAAGAACTCGCTGAAGTGAAGGCTGCTCTGCTGCGGAGTGTAAAAAAGTCCGGCTGGGCAATACTTAATGCCGAAGATGAGCACTGTGTCCGGGTGGCCGGAACCTTGGACTGCAATATTGCGTACTTCGCTCTGGACAGCAGGAACGCAGTTATCCGGCAACATATTAAGGACGGTGGTTGGGCAGTAACCGTTGAGCAGGAAAAAGTTGTTGTCCATCATAATCGTCGGTCCACCATTATCGCCACTGTAAAAGAAATTCCCCTTACCATGTGCGGAACTGCCCGGTGTATGACTGCAAACGTACTGGCCGCTGTGGCCGCTGCATTTTGCTATGGTTTTAGTGTTGGTCATATTAGGATGGCGCTCAAAACATTCCTGCCAGGGCCGGATCAGACACCTGGCCGGATGAATTTGTTTCAGGTCGGTACTTGTTCTGTCCTCGTGGATTATGCTCACAATCCTCACGGTATGAAGGAAGTACAGCATTATCTCAGCCACATTACCGGACGCCGGAAAGTAGGCATTATTGCAGGGGTAGGCGACCGTAGGGACTGTGACATCCTGGAGCTGGCAGAAATCGCGGCCAGGTGCTTTGACCATATTATTGTCCGTCAGGACAATGATCTGCGCGGAAGGTCTTTAAACGAAATGAACCTGCTGATGGTTCAGGGAATCAGGCAGGCAGACACGGGGGTGACAGTTGACCTTATTCCAGACGAAAAAGAAGCCATAAGGTATGCTCTGGCAACAGCACAGGAGGGCGATTATATTGTGGCGCTCAGCGACAATTATAAGGAGGTTATTGAAGTAATAAGCAAATCGGTAACGGACAGATAA
- a CDS encoding exodeoxyribonuclease III, with amino-acid sequence MKIISYNVNGIRAAFTKDFLGWLKVADPDIICIQESKAGNDQIDIESLEKLGYHSYWHCAQRKGYSGVGIASKIKPKHVEYGCGIEHYDNEGRIIRTDFEEFSVISVYVPSASNADRLGFKLEFCDDFLDYIKELRKTIPNLIISGDFNICHKEIDIHNPAGLKNVSGFLPIEREWLSRFIDECELIDSFRFFNDQPDNYSWWSYRQNSRERNKGWRLDYNFVTYSMKERLSRAVILKEVKHSDHCPVMVELNAAQN; translated from the coding sequence ATGAAAATCATCTCTTACAACGTGAACGGTATCCGCGCAGCTTTTACCAAAGATTTCCTGGGTTGGCTGAAAGTTGCGGATCCTGATATCATCTGCATACAGGAAAGCAAAGCGGGTAATGACCAAATAGATATTGAAAGTTTGGAAAAGCTGGGTTATCACAGTTACTGGCACTGTGCGCAGCGCAAAGGATATTCCGGAGTTGGCATTGCTTCGAAAATAAAACCGAAGCACGTAGAGTATGGTTGTGGAATCGAGCATTATGATAATGAAGGTCGGATTATCCGGACAGATTTTGAGGAGTTCTCCGTCATTTCAGTCTATGTACCCTCTGCCTCCAACGCGGACCGGTTAGGTTTTAAGCTTGAATTTTGTGATGATTTCCTGGACTATATTAAGGAACTCAGGAAAACAATCCCAAACCTAATCATTAGCGGAGATTTCAACATCTGCCACAAAGAGATAGACATCCACAACCCTGCCGGTCTTAAAAATGTGTCCGGATTTCTTCCTATAGAGCGTGAATGGCTATCGAGATTTATTGATGAATGTGAACTTATTGACAGTTTCCGGTTCTTCAATGACCAGCCTGATAATTATTCCTGGTGGAGCTACAGGCAGAATTCACGCGAGCGCAATAAGGGATGGCGTCTCGATTATAATTTCGTGACGTACAGCATGAAGGAAAGGCTGAGCCGCGCAGTAATACTAAAAGAGGTAAAGCATTCCGACCATTGTCCGGTCATGGTTGAATTAAATGCGGCGCAGAATTAA
- a CDS encoding cupin domain-containing protein, which produces MKKYKIQKSPVVVPTIDGKLIQEIWGNSTDNPEISIAHMVAPPHWSEPHQTPGFDEFTYIIKGKKQFEIDGEILVLEAGQSIRIEKGARIRYSNPFDEECEYLAICLPAFSMDLVNREME; this is translated from the coding sequence ATGAAGAAATATAAAATCCAGAAATCTCCGGTCGTAGTACCAACCATTGACGGAAAACTAATTCAAGAGATCTGGGGTAATTCCACCGACAACCCGGAAATCTCCATTGCACATATGGTAGCACCACCGCATTGGAGTGAGCCACACCAGACTCCCGGTTTTGATGAATTTACCTACATCATTAAAGGAAAGAAGCAGTTCGAAATTGACGGTGAAATCCTGGTCCTGGAGGCTGGCCAAAGCATCAGAATAGAAAAGGGCGCGCGCATCCGCTACAGCAATCCGTTTGATGAAGAGTGTGAATACTTAGCCATCTGTCTTCCGGCCTTTTCAATGGATTTGGTCAACCGTGAAATGGAGTGA
- a CDS encoding CoA transferase subunit B encodes MLTKEQIAQRISKEVKDGYYVNLGIGIPTLVANYVPENISVEFQSENGVLGMGPFPFEGEEDADLINAGKQTITTLPGASFFDSAFSFGMIRSQKVDLTILGAMEVAENGDIANWKIPGKMVKGMGGAMDLVASAENIIVAMMHVNKAGESKILKKCTLPLTGVGCVKKVVTELAVLDITPNGFKLLERAPGVSVEDIVKATEADLIIEGDIPEMQF; translated from the coding sequence ATGCTCACAAAAGAACAAATCGCACAGAGAATATCGAAAGAAGTTAAGGACGGTTATTACGTAAACCTGGGAATAGGGATTCCAACACTGGTGGCCAATTATGTGCCTGAGAATATTTCTGTGGAGTTCCAAAGTGAAAACGGTGTTCTGGGTATGGGGCCTTTTCCCTTTGAGGGCGAGGAAGATGCAGACCTCATCAATGCCGGAAAGCAGACGATTACGACCCTCCCGGGAGCCTCTTTCTTTGATTCCGCTTTCAGTTTCGGCATGATACGCAGCCAGAAAGTAGATCTTACCATACTGGGAGCCATGGAAGTTGCTGAAAACGGCGATATTGCCAACTGGAAAATTCCGGGTAAGATGGTGAAGGGCATGGGCGGTGCGATGGACCTTGTAGCCTCAGCGGAAAATATTATCGTGGCCATGATGCATGTGAATAAAGCCGGTGAAAGTAAAATTCTGAAAAAATGTACCCTGCCTTTAACAGGGGTAGGTTGCGTAAAGAAAGTAGTGACCGAACTGGCAGTACTGGACATTACGCCCAACGGATTCAAACTGCTGGAGCGTGCTCCGGGTGTAAGTGTGGAAGATATTGTAAAAGCAACCGAAGCAGATCTGATCATTGAAGGTGATATTCCGGAAATGCAGTTCTAA
- a CDS encoding ABC transporter ATP-binding protein, whose protein sequence is MKTLFHYLKPHKWLIALSLLLTTINQVFSLFAPAITGNILDELVTHPHTFDAEGTLPRTLNEYLYGSAVYNGVFYFLGLLIGTAMVSRIAKALQDYTVSVITQKYGAKIFTDGLQHSMALPYQEFEDQRSGETLSILTKVREDTVKFITSFINVFFGILVSIIFVSIYAIQLHWSIMPVYTVGIFLIAFVTNLLSKRIKNIQKTIVGETTSLAGSTTESLRNIEIVKSLGLTGQEVKRLNSNTYKILGLELKKVKRIRSLSFIQGTMVNFLQQMITFTLLFLIFRDIVTPGQYLSLMFYGFFIFGPMQEIGNIIISYREAQASLNNFDRLMEKPAEEKPLQPEHIGAIEDLEFQKVAFQHKTAHYKALNGISFRVQSGETIAFVGPSGSGKSTLVKLLVGLYRPKEGNILYNRKDGKAFDFDELRNQIGFVTQDTQLFAGTIRENLLFVNPEATEEDLNMALKKASCTGLLQRAENGIETVIGEGGLKLSGGEKQRIAIARALLRKPHLLIFDEATSALDSITEEEITATIRDISREKDQITVLIAHRLSTIMHADRIYVLERGNVIETGSHLDLISEKGLYYAMWRQQIGERK, encoded by the coding sequence ATGAAAACCCTCTTCCATTACCTTAAACCACATAAATGGCTGATTGCGCTGTCGCTACTGCTAACAACTATAAATCAGGTATTTTCGCTGTTCGCACCAGCCATCACCGGTAATATCCTGGATGAACTTGTAACCCATCCGCATACTTTCGATGCCGAAGGCACACTTCCACGGACACTGAACGAGTATCTGTACGGCAGTGCGGTGTATAACGGAGTATTTTACTTCCTGGGACTACTTATAGGTACAGCCATGGTTAGCCGGATAGCGAAGGCGCTGCAGGACTATACAGTTAGTGTGATCACCCAGAAATACGGTGCCAAGATTTTTACTGACGGACTGCAGCATTCCATGGCGCTGCCCTATCAGGAATTTGAAGACCAGCGGAGCGGTGAGACCCTGTCCATCCTGACCAAAGTTCGGGAGGACACGGTGAAGTTCATCACCAGTTTCATCAATGTGTTTTTCGGAATACTGGTAAGCATCATCTTCGTATCCATTTACGCCATCCAGCTGCACTGGTCCATCATGCCGGTATACACTGTTGGGATATTCCTGATTGCCTTCGTTACAAATTTGCTCAGCAAAAGAATCAAGAACATCCAGAAAACAATCGTGGGCGAAACAACCAGCCTGGCGGGCAGCACCACCGAAAGTCTGCGGAACATTGAAATCGTAAAAAGTCTGGGTTTAACAGGACAGGAAGTTAAGCGGCTGAACAGCAACACCTATAAGATTCTGGGTCTGGAACTTAAAAAGGTAAAGCGTATCCGTTCGTTAAGTTTCATACAGGGAACTATGGTTAATTTCCTGCAGCAAATGATCACCTTCACATTGCTGTTCCTTATTTTCCGGGACATTGTGACACCCGGACAGTACCTGTCACTAATGTTTTACGGCTTCTTTATTTTCGGGCCGATGCAGGAAATCGGAAACATCATTATTTCTTACCGCGAGGCCCAGGCCTCACTGAACAATTTCGACAGGCTGATGGAGAAACCCGCCGAGGAAAAACCATTACAACCGGAACACATTGGCGCAATTGAGGATCTGGAATTCCAGAAAGTTGCTTTCCAGCATAAGACCGCACACTATAAAGCGCTTAACGGAATTTCTTTTCGGGTGCAAAGCGGCGAAACCATTGCATTTGTGGGTCCCAGTGGTTCGGGAAAGAGCACACTGGTAAAACTCCTTGTCGGACTGTACCGGCCGAAAGAAGGAAACATACTTTACAACCGGAAAGACGGCAAAGCCTTTGACTTTGATGAGCTGCGGAATCAGATTGGTTTCGTAACCCAGGATACACAGCTTTTTGCAGGCACCATCCGCGAAAACTTATTGTTTGTAAATCCCGAAGCTACAGAGGAAGATCTGAACATGGCATTGAAGAAGGCAAGCTGTACCGGACTTCTGCAGCGTGCAGAAAACGGGATTGAAACCGTAATTGGCGAAGGCGGATTAAAACTTAGTGGCGGCGAAAAGCAACGTATTGCCATTGCAAGAGCACTTTTACGCAAACCACACCTTCTTATTTTTGATGAAGCTACTTCTGCCCTGGACAGCATTACCGAAGAGGAAATTACAGCGACCATCAGGGATATTTCGCGCGAAAAAGACCAGATTACCGTACTTATTGCCCACCGTTTGAGCACCATTATGCATGCAGACCGCATTTATGTTCTGGAACGCGGCAATGTAATTGAAACCGGTTCGCACCTGGACCTTATTTCCGAGAAAGGTCTGTATTATGCGATGTGGAGACAGCAGATTGGTGAAAGAAAGTAG
- a CDS encoding CoA transferase subunit A, translating into MIDKRVKNAQEAIEGIKDGMTLMLGGFGLCGIPENTISALVESNITDLTCISNNAGVDDFGLGLLLQKRQIKKMISSYVGENAEFERQMLSGELEVELVPQGTLAERSRAAQAGIPAFYTPAGYGTEVAEGKETKEFHGKMHILEHAFEADFSIVKAWKGDHAGNLIFKGSARNFNAPMAGAGKVTIAEVEELVEPGQLDPNEIHIPGIMVQRIFQGEKFEKRIEQRTVRKREA; encoded by the coding sequence ATGATCGATAAAAGAGTAAAGAACGCGCAGGAAGCCATAGAAGGTATTAAAGACGGAATGACCCTGATGCTGGGTGGATTTGGTCTTTGCGGAATCCCGGAAAATACCATCAGTGCATTGGTGGAGAGCAATATCACCGATTTGACCTGTATATCCAATAATGCCGGAGTTGATGATTTTGGGTTAGGACTTTTGCTGCAGAAAAGGCAGATTAAGAAAATGATTTCTTCCTATGTTGGCGAGAATGCTGAGTTCGAACGTCAGATGCTTTCCGGTGAACTGGAAGTTGAACTTGTTCCGCAGGGAACACTGGCCGAAAGAAGTCGTGCAGCCCAGGCTGGCATCCCCGCATTTTACACTCCTGCCGGTTACGGAACAGAGGTGGCCGAAGGCAAGGAGACTAAAGAATTCCACGGCAAGATGCATATTCTGGAGCACGCGTTCGAAGCTGATTTTTCAATCGTAAAGGCCTGGAAAGGTGATCATGCGGGTAACCTGATATTCAAGGGATCGGCCCGTAACTTCAACGCACCTATGGCAGGTGCCGGCAAGGTAACGATCGCTGAAGTGGAGGAGTTGGTAGAACCCGGACAACTGGATCCCAATGAAATCCATATTCCCGGAATTATGGTTCAGCGCATTTTTCAGGGCGAAAAATTTGAGAAAAGAATAGAACAGAGAACAGTTAGAAAGCGCGAAGCGTAA